Proteins from a single region of Theileria parva strain Muguga chromosome 1, complete sequence, whole genome shotgun sequence:
- the trmt6 gene encoding Gcd10p family protein, translated as MINRYSYDPSRPICENDHVLLIDHIKRCFVVKVERNKLIKICKDKFKVDTLIGLNYGQIFTKVNNEWIKVNRNDETYKGYWNLLEQDFDDSDALESPISSDNRTFLDLNSSQKLSADDINKLKKDINPSELISKIVQNSETFQARNQISKEKYIKRKEFRHLKLFEVGHCNLMSICESYFNGFPHKIGYMRFESLAMMLHMSNVQFDDRIVVFDHSLGIITGAIAQRLQGTGKIYRLVTRGVSDKIVHELGVNNFDNILSIDFNEVMTFCNGATVQLKTSTLDIVGNDEVDSDDGSSNSTEEVVELKSKKRKKETLPGIYPLTKITESDLQDVDVVIGNVSFNKCNKDNSLVDTYTISLMEIANKFLKNDGRFIIFGQHFQPLSHCYSVLTKSSEYINVKLDETFIREYQVKPMCTHPIIGKYRPCCGFILSSIKVSNATL; from the exons atgattaatcGTTATTCATATGATCCTTCTAGGCCAATTTGCGAGAATGATCATGTTCTTTTAATAGATCACATTAAAAGATGTTTCGTCGTAAAAGTTGAACGAAACAA gttaataaaaatatgcAAGGATAAGTTTAAAGTTGACACTTTGATTGGATTAAATTATGGTCAAATTTTCACCAAAGTCAATAATGAATGGATTAAAGTTAATAGAAACGATGAGACTTATAAGGGCTACTGGAACTTACTAGAACAAGATTTTGACGATTCTGATGCTTTAGAATCGCCGATTTCCAGTGACAATCGCACCTTTCTGGATTTAAACTCATCTCAAAAACTCTCTGCAGATGATATAAACAAGTTGAAAAAAG atATAAATCCGTCCGAATTgattagtaaaatagtcCAAAATTCTGAAACTTTTCAAGCGAGAAACCAAATTTCTAAAGAGAAATACATTAAACGTAAAGAGTTCAG GCATCTGAAACTATTTGAAGTTGGTCATTGTAATTTAATGTCAATTTGTGAAAGTTATTTCAATGGATTTCCTCATAAAATTGG GTATATGAGATTTGAATCTTTGGCTATGATGTTACACATGTCGAATGTCCAGTTTGATGATAGAATTGTTGTGTTTGATCACTCACTTGGAATAATCACTGGTGCTATCGCTCAAAGACTTCAAG GCACGGGTAAAATATATCGGCTAGTTACTAGAGGAGTTTCGGATAAAATTGTGCATGAACTTGGTGTTAAcaattttgataatattcTTTCCATTGATTTCAACGAAGTTATGACATTTTGCAATGGTGCCACAGTACAACTCAAAACAAGCACTTTGGATATCGTTGGTAATGATGAGGTGGATTCAGATGACGGATCATCTAATAGTACTGAAGAAGTTGTGGAATTGAAGAGTAAAAAGAGGAAGAAAGAAACTTTGCCAGGAATTTACCCACTAACAAAGATAACAGAGTCTGATCTTCAAGATGTAGATGTCGTAATTGGAAATGTATCCTTcaataaatgtaataaagATAATTCACTTGTTGATACTTACACAATTTCATTAATGGAAATCGCCAATAAGTTCTTAAAAAATG ATGGtagatttattatttttggtCAACATTTTCAACCCTTATCACATTGTTACTCAGTGTTAACCAAGTCCTCTGAATacattaatgtaaaattagatGAAACCTTCATTAGAGAATATCAA GTCAAGCCAATGTGTACCCATCCTATAATTGGGAAATATAGACCTTGTTGTGGCTTCATACTATCATCTATTAAAGTCTCGAATGCCACTCTATAA
- the mrpl19 gene encoding ribosomal protein L11: MQIGRFRLIVPAAVAKPSPSIGQTLGPLGINMAEFCKKFNERTKEIRPNVPVQVLITTHHDNSYKFSLRTPSSQWFLRRIARVPMGSSNPKHEIVGNVTLKEVYHIAKCKCMDPQLIGTPLYVICKRIIGTANAMGIRVTRELLPEFKKRDYLPVSKLDQMKKDIKMQRRSSKRMKS, encoded by the exons ATGCAAATAGGAAGATTCAGGTTAATAGTACCTGCAGCTGTAGCTAAGCCTTCGCCATCTATAGGTCAAACTTTGGGTCCTTTAGGTATAAATATGGCtgaattttgtaaaaagtTTAATGAGAGAACTAAGGAAATTAGGCCAAATGTGCCAGTTCAAGTTCTAATAACAACACATCATGACAA TTCATATAAATTCTCGCTGAGAACACCGAGTTCTCAGTGGTTTCTGAGAAGAATCGCAAGGGTTCCGATGGGAAGTTCTAATCCTAAGCATGAGATTGTTGGAAATGTAACTCTAAAAGAG GTTTATCACATTGCTAAATGTAAATGTATGGATCCTCAATTAATTGGAACGCCCCTTTATGTGATTTGTAAGCGTATTATCGGTACTGCAAATGCTATGGGCATTAGGGTCACCAGGGAACTTTTACCAGAATTTAAGAAACGAGATTATCTTCCAGTTTCTAAACTTGATCAAATGAAAAAAGATATTAAAATGCAACGACGCTCTTCTAAACGAATGAAATCATAA
- a CDS encoding Actin family protein, with the protein MADEQCVVIDNGSFSLKIGLSGSYSPSFIVHSVVGNPRPKYKHNFTEDFYYAEDVYSSLEFMSLDHLIDHGHISDFDKMEGLWQYCFTRLEVHSDCRPVLLTEAPFTSPKHRIKSSEIFFERFNVDDLNISVAGLLSMYGLGKLTGTVVEVGDGVTQVLPVIEGYSERSSIKRVDFGGIELTMYLQKMLCTRGYCLTSRPDFELVRELKEKYCFCSLDPFTDENRSDLVEVYELPDGKVLRDGETNDIDLSLERFYVCEPLFNPSIVNIDAPSIVTTIWNAITSSPIQDRTTLTDSIFVCGGTSLFPNFEKRLQMELQDIAPPGGRSKVRVTAPQDRDTLAWRGGSILSEPKLKDISANMWVSRYEWDESGPEIILRKFGLDN; encoded by the coding sequence ATGGCGGATGAGCAATGTGTAGTGATAGACAACGGTTCATTTTCGCTGAAAATAGGCTTATCTGGCAGTTACAGCCCTTCTTTCATAGTTCATTCAGTTGTAGGAAACCCAAGACCCAAGTATAAACACAACTTTACTGAAGATTTTTACTACGCTGAAGATGTGTATTCTAGCCTTGAGTTTATGTCCTTGGATCACTTGATTGATCATGGACACATTTCAGACTTTGATAAGATGGAAGGACTTTGGCAGTATTGTTTCACTCGACTTGAGGTTCATTCAGATTGCAGACCAGTGCTGTTAACAGAAGCTCCTTTTACTAGTCCTAAGCACAGGATAAAATCTTCTGAAATATTCTTTGAGCGTTTTAACGTCGATGATTTGAACATTTCAGTGGCTGGTTTACTTTCAATGTATGGCTTAGGGAAGCTAACTGGCACTGTAGTAGAAGTTGGTGATGGTGTAACTCAGGTTTTGCCTGTAATTGAAGGTTACTCCGAGCGTTCATCAATTAAGAGGGTGGATTTCGGTGGCATTGAACTTACAATGTACTTACAAAAGATGCTATGTACTAGAGGATACTGTTTAACTTCAAGGCCTGACTTTGAACTTGTACGTGAACTTAAGGaaaaatattgtttttGCTCATTAGATCCCTTTACTGATGAGAATAGAAGTGATTTAGTTGAAGTATATGAGTTACCTGACGGCAAAGTCTTAAGGGACGGGGAAACTAACGATATAGATTTATCATTGGAGCGATTTTATGTTTGTGAACCTCTTTTCAACCCCTCAATTGTCAATATTGATGCTCCAAGTATTGTTACTACTATTTGGAACGCCATTACTTCTAGTCCAATTCAAGACCGTACCACGCTCACTGATAGTATATTTGTTTGTGGAGGTACAAGTTTATTTCCCAACTTTGAGAAGCGACTTCAGATGGAGTTACAGGACATTGCTCCGCCAGGCGGTAGGAGTAAAGTTAGAGTTACTGCTCCCCAGGATCGAGATACACTAGCCTGGCGTGGCGGGTCCATACTCTCAGAGCCCAAACTTAAGGACATTAGTGCTAACATGTGGGTCTCAAGATATGAATGGGATGAATCTGGCCCTGAAATTATATTACGCAAATTTGGTCTCgacaattaa
- a CDS encoding Nuclear protein Es2 family protein, whose product MESSEEDSDPPHPTKRSRRNLSELNPDTKGHSSSNISYNFSKHTSESISLYGKHEVRKHDKQSIVTLNKSLGIVNGVSTKVEQPLVPYRSTLARLEKRKKVKELNEDDYVACMENIIERDYFPDLLKYRYLKAISDAENAGNKRLARKLTRELEMIKSGKLDNNVYLKTLGEENIMVNLGRDGLKLDEFNRIFSSEDNRSFDRLMEKDIESKINKMKWIEDAEYKHNLAISDIQKKTNLGIRAHYTQHNKFEARNSLYFTPELSIPEQKPCEIMSQNTNLNIDEKEMERMKEMHTKKTEENKQRIADEKLSELLAAEGVSKNKELVKNSKYYSSYVFTPKIIAGEAEPIFTWGTISSIESIPPTPLVGSDDPNFSDDTVKNIIKSDKSLKDGKEFNMPKPLEREEIANKLYKKLKTPKTPMVPGTPFTPKTPLIVQRLIAKHTKNVDVQLRDAYSARKYKSSKASSIASHK is encoded by the coding sequence ATGGAGTCGAGTGAAGAGGATTCTGATCCTCCACATCCTACTAAGAGAAGTAGAAGGAATTTATCTGAATTAAATCCTGATACTAAAGGTCATTCTTCATCAAATATATCATATAATTTCTCTAAACATACGTCTGAATCCATCTCGCTATATGGTAAACACGAAGTTAGAAAACATGATAAACAAAGTATTGTAACATTGAATAAATCACTTGGAATAGTAAATGGAGTTTCTACTAAGGTTGAACAGCCTCTGGTTCCATATAGATCAACTCTTGCTAGACTTGAAAAGCGTAAAAAGGTAAAAGAATTAAATGAGGATGACTACGTGGCATGTATGGAAAATATAATTGAACGGGATTATTTCCCCGATTTATTAAAGTATAGATATTTGAAGGCAATTTCTGACGCTGAAAACGCAGGAAATAAAAGATTGGCAAGAAAATTAACTAGAGAGTTGGAGATGATAAAATCAGGCAAACTTGACAATAATGTGTACCTTAAAACCTTGGGAGAAGAGAATATAATGGTAAATTTAGGTAGGGATGGGCTTAAACTTGATGAGTTTAACAGGATTTTCTCATCAGAAGATAATCGGAGTTTTGACCGGTTAATGGAAAAGGATATAGAATCAAAGATAAACAAGATGAAGTGGATAGAAGATGCTGAGTATAAACATAATCTAGCTATTTCTGATATTCAGAAGAAAACTAACTTGGGAATAAGGGCACATTACACACAGCATAACAAATTTGAGGCTAGAAATTCACTATACTTTACTCCAGAATTGAGTATTCCGGAACAAAAACCGTGTGAAATCATGAGTCAAAATACTAACTTAAACATTGACGAGAAGGAAATGGAAAGAATGAAAGAAATGCATACAAAGAAAACGGAAGAGAATAAACAACGAATAGCTGACGAGAAGCTATCTGAGTTGCTAGCCGCCGAAGGTGTTTCTAAGAATAAAGAACTGGTCAAAAACAGTAAATACTACAGTTCATACGTGTTTACACCAAAGATTATCGCAGGTGAAGCTGAGCCTATATTCACTTGGGGTACAATTTCGAGTATAGAATCTATTCCACCAACTCCTCTAGTGGGTTCAGATGATCCGAATTTTTCAGATGACACTGttaagaatattattaaaagtgATAAGAGTTTGAAGGATGGGAAGGAGTTTAATATGCCGAAGCCTTTAGAGAGGGAAGAAATCGCAAATAAGTTATATAAGAAGTTGAAAACACCCAAAACACCTATGGTGCCAGGCACTCCTTTTACGCCGAAAACACCTTTAATTGTCCAGAGACTAATTGCTAAACACACTAAGAACGTAGATGTTCAACTCAGAGATGCTTACTCAGCTCGTAAATACAAATCCTCTAAAGCTTCTTCAATCGCATCtcataaataa
- the NSUN3 gene encoding NOL1/NOP2/sun family protein, producing the protein MMEVPGVGSGILFENYYSNLFKNRWENLYKSLKNPVKNIALIPPFYSNIPAQNDFHNSTDSVDNLEDSNNNLTDFNELPDDELVYKPTVLPWCYEVTFKALVDPKDYDKILFNKNIFDANGFVSRLNDYIYHLDGASAFGAFCLEAKPGDKVLDMCSSPGGKMIIIASNMFFNAMNGVNGLTNGINGSNMTTTELIDEIKSRMNINKSMLSEKHGESLLVCNEAVKSRYKRLIETSKRFIPDKFISGKHIQFVNYDATDANKFQRFGKFDKILIDAPCSSERHLIHKNLSWSVKSIKENSKRQLKLLQTAISLLKSGGTILYCTCALDPIENEMVINTILKAYDDMKHVEISYKDLINNVTSGKNLGSMDYNKFKPEKRTYGCSIMPDKSDFGPLYIAKLQKL; encoded by the exons atgatGGAAGTTCCTGGAGTTGGTTCAGGAATTCTATTTGAAAACTactattcaaatttattcaagAATAGATGGgaaaatttatacaaatcACTCAAGAATCCCGTTAAAAATATCGCACTCATTCCTCCCTTTTATTCTAACATTCCTGCTCAAAACGATTTTCATAATTCCACTGATTCTGTTGATAACTTAGAAGATTCTAACAACAATTTAACTGATTTTAATGAACTTCCAGACGATGAATTGGTATACAAACCAACAGTATTACCTTGGTGTTATGAAGTAACTTTCAAGGCCTTAGTTGACCCAAAGGATTAcgataaaatattatttaacaagaATATTTTCGATGCCAACGGCTTTGTTTCAAGACTAAACGATTATATTTATCACCTGG ACGGCGCATCAGCATTTGGGGCATTTTGTTTAGAAGCTAAGCCTGGTGATAAAGTCTTAGATATGTGTTCTTCGCCCGGTGGAAAAATGATCATCATAGCCTCTAACATGTTCTTTAATGCTATGAATGGAGTAAATGGGCTAACAAACGGTATCAATGGGTCAAACATGACAACCACTGAATTAATAGATGAAATAAAGAGTAGGATGaacataaataaatcaatGCTGAGTGAGAAACATGGTGAATCATTATTGGTCTGTAATGAGGCAGTAAAATCAAGGTATAAAAGGTTAATAGAAACATCTAAGAGGTTTATTCCTGACAAGTTTATCTCAGGAAAACACATccaatttgtaaattatgacGCTACCGACGCGAATAAATTTCAAAGATTTGGTAAATTTGATAAGATTTTAATTGACGCGCCTTGTTCTTCAGAACGGCATTTGatacataaaaatttatcttGGAGTGTTAAAAGTATTAAAGAAAACTCTAAAAGACAGTTGAAATTGCTTCAAACTGCTATTTCACTACTGAAATCTGGCGGTACCATTTTATACTGTACCTGCGCTTTAGATCCCATAGAAAATGAAATG gtgataaatacaattttaaaggCATACGATGATATGAAACATGTTGAGATTAGTTATAAAGACTtaattaacaatgttaCTAGTGGTAAAAATTTGGGGAGTATGGATTATAACAAGTTTAAGCCAGAAAAAAGAACTTACGGGTGTTCAATAATGCCAGATAAGTCTGATTTCGGACCCTTATACATTgcaaaattacaaaaactATGA
- a CDS encoding putative integral membrane protein yields the protein MAKTLSWDDVKWRSSIRVFASILKYHIFLTFSITIFNLILFNIFRFLISSNRSPLLNIWNSFFNLIPSFFFLLLFLSFRHISFKGSFVRSLYLDFCSFISNFLMVFAVILTANTLIKIKITEPRLFFVLLGCFLNYLKVRKQNTDVCKVLDKQNLTTVYLRSYFFQSFFNSLLSYFVTLVFFSSLKFLYFLTSFLSTNFPNVEAYKYRNFLTYFCYDVNALLSKLPYTTNYYHFSFNFFEGLELFLSQVWILSLSDYYLDKMSLESTHMDYYIMNYIDEMPIHNVSNINDEMLYARAAYNYTKGVSYTLNNLNMKYVSNPASIKFQNGWAFDGCRPGYHPFERLPNSRFFQKSMSNNTYTLEAKKDRYQLDPVVYKMLLDKTKNFWSNYVQSCLETMDESSQNLHHLIDYPFSREQKINILENNMHQFNLHQNQMGFYTSFQSFLLYLASYFKFFHPSKSLSNNLVNMLLLCIIYLRGITSWLCIANMIGHNQDSVKIVAKDVIVQSLRIHKALSNLNLTTIPSYIKSYIETLNNDINSTLKRLAVYTETLIYSKFDTSFDTYRLMEHLYNNRRLST from the exons ATGGCAAAGACGCTTTCCTGGGACGATGTTAAGTGGAGATCTTCTATACGAGTTTTCGcctcaattttaaaatatcacATTTTCTTAACCTTTTctataacaatttttaacctCATACTGTTTAACATCTTCAGATTCCTCATTTCCTCCAACA GATCACCTTTACTTAATATATGGAATTCATTCTTTAATCTGATTCCATCGTTCTTTTTTTTACTTCTCTTTCTCTCTTTCAGACATATCTCATTCAAAG GAAGTTTCGTTCGTTCACTTTATTTGGACTTTTGTTCATTTATTTCAAACTTTTTAATGGTTTTCGCAGTGATTTTAACTGCAAACACATTgattaaaatcaaaatcaCCGAACCAAGACTTTTCTTCGTACTCTTAGGATG ttttttgaattatttgaaaGTTCGTAAACAAAATACTGATGTGTGTAAAGTCTTGGATAAACAGAACTTAACGACTGTGTACCTGCGTTCATATTTCTTCCAG AGCTTTTTTAACTCACTTTTATCGTATTTTGTCACTTTGGTATTCTTTTCCTCTTTAAAGTTCTTGTACTTCTTGACGTCATTTTTAAGCACAAATTTCCCCAATGTCGAGGCCTACAAATACAGAAACTTCCTCACATACTTCTGCTACGATGTTAACGCACTGTTATCCAAACTCCCTTATACCACCAATTACTATCACTTCTCATTCAA TTTTTTTGAGGGTTTGGAGTTGTTTTTGTCGCAAGTCTGGATTCTCTCACTGTCAGACTACTATTTGGACAAAATGAGCCTTGAATCAACACATATG GATTATTATATCATGAATTACATTGATGAAATGCCCATACACAACGTTTCCAACATTAACGATGAA ATGTTATATGCTAGAGCTGCGTATAATTATACCAAAGGAGTATCATATACacttaataatttaaatatgaaatatGTATCGAATCCAGCCTCCATCAAATTCCAGAATGGCTGGGCATTTGATGGTTGCAGGCCAGGTTATCACCCGTTTGAACGGTTGCCCAATTCAAGATTCTTTCAAAAATCAATGTCAAATAATACTTACACACTAGAGGCTAAGAAGGATAGATACCAACTTGACCCAGTAGTATACAAAATGCTACTGGATAAGACGAAGAATTTCTGGTCAAATTATGTCCAATCATGTCTAGAAACAATGGATGAAAGCAGTCAGAACTTGCATCACTTGATAGATTACCCATTTTCCAGAGAGCAGAAAATCAATATTCTGGAAAACAACATGCACCAGTTTAACCTACACCAAAATCAAATGGGATTTTACACTTCATTTCAATCATTCCTACTATATCTCGCCTCATACTTCAAGTTCTTTCATCCCTCAAAATCACTCTCAAACAAT ttGGTGAACATGTTGTTGctgtgtataatatatttaagaGGAATAACATCGTGGTTGTGTATCGCAAATATGATAGGGCACAATCAAGATAGTGTGAAGATTGTAGCAAAGGACGTGATAGTACAATCT TTGAGGATCCATAAGGCACTTTCCAACTTAAACCTTACCACAATACCCTCATACATTAAAAGCTACATCGAAACACTCAATAACG ATATTAATAGCACGTTGAAGCGACTTGCAGTTTATACTGAAACGCTCATTTACTCAAAGTTTGACACAAGTTTTGATACTTATCGACTCATGGAACATCTCTACAATAATCGCAGATTATCcacataa
- a CDS encoding putative integral membrane protein gives MAQTPPFKLGIYGHVEHVLLKFKSTVQIKNIHEGLISFYQKLLVYDPNSFYILLTSSFALMFILIFAYYRLMELSKSYQSIIRRKIEFQEISKDRIKSYMLNVLEDYFI, from the exons ATGGCCCAGACTCCTCCATTCAAACTTGGAATTTACGGCCATGTTGAACATGTCCTTTTGAAGTTTAAATCGACCGtccaaattaaaaacatCCATGAAGGCTTGATTTCATTTTACCAAAAGCTACTCGTTTATGATCCAAACTCATTTTATATTCT gttGACGAGCTCTTTCGCTCTGATGTTTATCTTAATTTTCGCATATTATCGTTTAATGGAGCTTTCGAAA AGTTACCAAAGTATTATTCGCCGGAAAATCGAATTTCAGGAGATTTCTAAGGACAGAATTAAAAGTTACATGTTAAATGTTCTCGAGGACTATTTCATCTAA
- the VPS35A gene encoding Vacuolar protein sorting-associated protein 35 family protein — protein MMLSDSVVGMVDNYQPLDQGKMLEEAIFFVKEQSYYMKKAIEMEDVSNSLKHGSNIISELRTSSLSPIHYYELYMKVFNELEYLADFIGDHAKKTNIIPELYVSVQQATFILPRLYLLVMVGAHYIKSKKVTAKEILDDITELCKGIQHPMRGLFLRYYLVQICKDKLPDSDPDNENGFLDSFDFLMNNFCESIRLWIRLNTAGNDKKKLDKERLELGLLVGANLVRITQLEGVDINFYSSTALPRILNEIKSIDDNVAQKYLLDCLIQAFSDEFHIQTIDDILSACVSSIKSDAGISILMTMMNRLSVFLTSNPESLPEGVDIFATFQKHLSTINVVYNTSVLSNQEPEGPQVGIKGYLDLQAAFLEFTTTLYPGTVEHVEFVLNKVVEVLSNSLGDVVIEGPAANSIVKLLTVPIKTLSLKALELSYNEKLISFLNWEMRKEMSYNLIDELVTTNILMDELSSFDVFFNLVSPLFLPFNEEKGEYIPDYVLEKIKLEQYQICKLIQAIKCSDVSDQFGIYKDLTERILKSGSLRTKHTLPCLVNCSLTLLFSSTNQHFNTTNTQFKSSNSQYKTPDTQFKNMKISFNHDFSMEILKYIHNLLELLQPITPEKTLKLLVLVSISVDEFTRSTVGVFGENVNLISDMKMMCLDFLMKACNCYEDEISGGENQVYCIKYMCSAVSSRITILDSEDYLNVAMLLAKYALNLTRLSHRCEVLCFASHLFNSPQYYNEQRLVWCLEKCVTLVETLDFYAPSKLVQALHFPLETSKYFKLKNVTKVVQNKLDKLTPLLSKDEMKEYEEKLKSLQDYTNLLNK, from the exons ATGATGTTATCGGACTCCGTTGTTGGCATGGTTGATAATTATCAACCGCTCGATCAGGGTAAAATGCTTGAAGAAGCTATTTTCTTCGTCAAAGAACAGTCTTATTATATGAAAAAAGCCATT GAGATGGAAGATGTGAGTAATTCCTTGAAACATGGTTCGAATATAATCTCTGAGTTGAGAACCTCTTCACTGTCACCAATACATTACTATGAACTTTATATGAAAGTGTTTAATGAACTTGAGTACTTAGCAGATTTTATCGGAGACCACGCCAAGAAAACGAATATTATACCAGAATTATACGTTTCAGTGCAACAAGCAACATTTATTCTACCACGTCTATATCTGTTAGTAATGGTAGGAGCACACTATATCAAGAGTAAGAAAGTAACTGCTAAGGAAATTCTGGATGATATTACAGAGCTTTGTAAGGGAATTCAACACCCAATGCGTGGCCTGTTCCTAAGATACTACCTTGTTCAAATCTGTAAAGATAAATTACCAGACTCTGATCCCGATAATGAGAATGGATTTTTGGACTCTTTTGACTTTTTAATGAATAACTTCTGTGAGTCAATAAGACTTTGGATCAGGTTAAACACTGCTGGAAATGATAAGAAAAAACTTGACAAGGAAAGACTAGAATTGGGCCTGTTAGTGGGTGCTAATTTAGTCAGAATCACTCAACTTGAAGGGGTTGATATTAACTTCTACTCATCCACAGCACTGCCAAGGATACTTAATGAAATCAAATCCATTGATGATAATGTTGCTcagaaatatttattagatTGTTTAATTCAGGCTTTTAGTGATGAATTCCATATACAAACTATTGATGATATTTTATCCGCTTGCGTCTCATCCATTAAATCAG ATGCTGGGATATCGATATTGATGACGATGATGAATCGTCTGTCCGTATTTTTGACATCAAATCCTGag tCACTTCCTGAAGGAGTTGATATATTTGCTACATTCCAGAAGCATTTGTCAACAATTAACGTGGTCTACAACACGAGCGTACTGAGTAATCAGGAACCAGAGGGACCCCAAGTAGGAATCAAAGGCTATTTAGACTTACAAGCAGCTTTTCTGGAATTTACAACTACACTGTATCCAGGCACAGTTGAACATGTGGAATTTGTACTAAATAAAGTGGTAGAAGTGCTGTCAAACAGCTTGGGGGATGTAGTGATTGAAGGCCCAGCTGcaaatagtatagtaaaattgCTCACAGTGCCAATAAAAACATTATCCCTAAAAGCCTTGGAACTGAGTTATAATGAGAAGTTAATCTCGTTCCTGAACTGGGAAATGAGGAAGGAAATGTCATACAACTTGATAGACGAGTTGGTGacaacaaatattttaatggaTGAATTGTCAAGTTTTGATGTGTTTTTCAACTTAGTCTCACCGCTATTTCTTCCATTCAATGAAGAAAAGGGTGAATATATACCAGACTATGTACTAGAAAAGATTAAACTGGAACAATACCAAATTTGTAAGCTCATTCAAGCCATCAAG TGTTCGGATGTATCGGATCAATTTGGGATATATAAAGACCTGACTGAGAGGATATTAAAGAGTGGAAGTCTTCGTACTAAACATACTTTACCATGTTTGGTAAACTGTAGTTTAACTTTACTCTTTTCCTCTACAAATcaacattttaatactacGAATACTCAGTTTAAGAGTTCAAATTCCCAGTATAAGACACCGGATACACAGTTTAAGAATATGAAAATATCATTTAATCACGATTTCTCAATGGAAATTCTAAAGTACATACATAATTTGTTGGAATTATTACAACCCATAACACCCGag AAAACACTCAAGTTGTTGGTATTAGTGAGTATTAGTGTTGATGAATTTACGAGATCAACAGTTGGAGTGTTTGGTGAGAATGTAAATCTAATTAGTGACATGAAGATGATGTGTTTGGACTTTCTAATGAAGGCGTGTAACTGCTATGAAGATGAGATTTCAGGCGGTGAGAACCAAGTTTACTGCATTAAGTACATGTGCTCAGCAGTCTCAAGTAGAATAACAATACTAGATAGTGAAGATTACCTCAATGTGGCAATGCTTTTGGCAAAGTACGCACTGAACCTCACAAGACTGAGTCACAGATGTGAGGTGCTTTGTTTCGCATCACATTTGTTCAATTCTCCGCAGTATTATAATGAACAGAGACTCGTATGGTGTCTTGAAAAGTGTGTAACGCTGGTGGAAACTTTAGATTTCTACGCGCCCTCGAAATTAGTCCAGGCCCTCCACTTCCCACTAGAAACCTCgaagtattttaaacttaaaaacGTTACTAAAGTTGTACAAAATAAGCTCGACAAACTCACACCACTACTGTCcaaag ATGAGATGAAAGAATATGAAGAAAAACTTAAATCTCTCCAAGATTATACtaatcttttaaataaataa